Part of the Labrenzia sp. PHM005 genome is shown below.
CTCTGTCCAGATAACGGTCGAAAAGATCTTTATCTGCACCCGCTTTCATGCGGCCAATGCAGATGAGTGAGAAGCGCATAAAATCCCCGCCGGACAAATTCCGGTGTTACGGCTGCGTCGACAATGTCACGAGATTCTTGGTTTAGAACCTCGATCCGGGATTAGCCGATGAACTGCGGAGCTTCATCCGTTTCCGGGGCCCACATCTTTTCCAGATTGTAAAAGCCACGAACTTCAGGACGGAAGATGTGAATGATCACATCGCCTGCATCAATCAGTACCCAGTCGCAAGTGGTTTGGCCTTCCACAGTTGGATTGCCGTGCCCTGCAGATTTCAGATCGCGCTGCACATGGTCCGCAATCGCCCCAACATGACGATGGGAGCGTCCGGACACAATCACCATGTGATCTGCCAGGGAACTTTTTCCTGCGATGTCGAGAGTAACGAGGTCCTCGGCTTTGGAATCTTCTAAGCTCGCAAGAACCGTATCGAGGAGGCCTGCCGCAAGGTCTGCGCCTACGGAAGCCTTCAGAGGAGTGGACATATCTGTCCGCCCACTTTCAATGGACATAGTCAGGTGGAGTGCCTTTCACTTTGGTTTCTGTCCTGCGTCCAACGTCGTCACGAACTTGATGGTTCGGCTTTGTACGTCACCCGTTTTGGCGCCAGGACCGGTTCATCGGTATACGACCGCTTCCTCCGGCGATCAATTAACATAATACCGCGTCCCACTTGGCAATTTCAAGACAACGGAGTTTTCACAAGGGTGTTTAGCGTTAACGGCTCGAACGTTGTCTAAGATCTGTTGACGAAGATTGGTCGAGTACCGTGTGCAAAAATGTCCAAACCGGCGGTTCCATTTCTGGCAACAATGCGGCGTCTTCTTCCGGAAGCCGATACTTTTCAAA
Proteins encoded:
- the rsfS gene encoding ribosome silencing factor, whose protein sequence is MSTPLKASVGADLAAGLLDTVLASLEDSKAEDLVTLDIAGKSSLADHMVIVSGRSHRHVGAIADHVQRDLKSAGHGNPTVEGQTTCDWVLIDAGDVIIHIFRPEVRGFYNLEKMWAPETDEAPQFIG